One stretch of Vulpes lagopus strain Blue_001 chromosome 12, ASM1834538v1, whole genome shotgun sequence DNA includes these proteins:
- the MPP2 gene encoding MAGUK p55 subfamily member 2 isoform X2 has translation MPVAATNSESAMQQVLDNLGSLPNATGAAELDLIFLRGIMESPIAHERLEETKLEAVRDNNLELVQEILRDLAQLAEQSSTAAELARILQEPHFQSLLETHDSVASKTYETPPPSPGLDPTFSNQPVPPDAVRMVGIRKTAGEHLGVTFRVEGGELVIARILHGGMVAQQGLLHVGDIIKEVNGQPVGSDPRALQELLRSASGSVILKILPSYQEPHLPRQVFVKCHFDYDPARDSLIPCKEAGLRFSAGDLLQIVNQDDANWWQACHVEGGSAGLIPSQLLEEKRKAFVKRDLELTPTSGTLCGSLSGKKKKRMMYLTTKNAEFDRHELLIYEEVARMPPFRRKTLVLIGAQGVGRRSLKNKLIMWDPDRYGTTVPYTSRRPKDSEREGQGYSFVSRSEMEADIRAGRYLEHGEYEGNLYGTRIDSIRGVVAAGKVCVLDVNPQAVKVLRTAEFVPYVVFIEAPDFETLRAMNRAALESGVSTKQLTEADLRRTVEESSRIQRGYGHYFDLSLVNTNLERTFRELQAAMEKLRTEPQWVPVSWVY, from the exons GCGCACGAGCGGCTGGAGGAGACCAAGCTGGAGGCCGTGCGGGATAACAATCTGGAGCTGGTGCAGGAGATCCTTCGGGACCTGGCACAGCTGGCAGAGCAGAGCAGCACAGCCGCAGAGCTGGCCCGGATCCTCCAGGAGCCTCACTTCCAG TCCCTCCTGGAGACCCATGACTCTGTGGCCTCAAAAACCTATGAGAcaccaccccccagccctggcctggacCCCACCTTCAGCAACCAGCCAGTACCTCCCGACGCAGTACGCATGGTGGGCATCCGAAAGACTGCTGGAGAGCATCTG GGTGTGACGTTCCGTGTGGAGGGCGGTGAGCTGGTGATTGCACGCATTCTGCACGGGGGCATGGTGGCTCAGCAAGGCCTGCTGCACGTGGGTGATATCATCAAGGAGGTGAACGGGCAGCCGGTGGGCAGCGACCCTCGTGCGCTGCAGGAGCTCCTACGCAGTGCCAGCGGCAGCGTCATCCTCAAGATCCTGCCCAGCTACCAGGAGCCCCATCTGCCCCGCCAG GTGTTTGTGAAATGCCACTTTGACTATGACCCTGCAAGAGACAGCCTCATCCCCTGCAAGGAAGCGGGCCTGCGCTTCAGTGCTGGGGACTTACTGCAGATTGTAAACCAGGATGACGCTAACTGGTGGCAG GCATGCCATGTAGAAGGGGGCAGCGCTGGGCTCATCCCCAGCCAGCTGCTGGAGGAGAAGCGGAAAGCCTTTGTCAAACGGGACCTGGAACTGACACCCACCTCAG GGACCCTATGTGGCAGcctttcaggaaagaaaaagaagcggATGATGTATTTGACTACCAAGAATGCAG AGTTTGACCGCCATGAGCTGCTCATTTATGAGGAGGTGGCCCGCATGCCCCCCTTCCGCCGGAAAACCCTGGTGCTGATCGGAGCTCAGGGTGTAGGCCGGCGCAGCCTGAAGAACAAGCTCATCATGTGGGATCCAGATCGATACGGCACCACGGTGCCCT ACACATCGCGGAGGCCCAAAGACTCAGAGCGGGAAGGCCAGGGCTACAGCTTTGTGTCCCGCAGCGAGATGGAGGCTGACATCCGTGCTGGGCGCTACTTGGAACATGGGGAATACGAGGGCAACCTGTATGGCACGCGTATTGACTCCATCCGGGGTGTGGTTGCTGCCGGCAAGGTGTGCGTGCTGGATGTCAACCCCCAG GCAGTGAAAGTGCTGAGAACAGCTGAATTTGTCCCTTATGTGGTGTTCATCGAGGCCCCTGACTTTGAGACCCTACGGGCCATGAATCGGGCTGCACTGGAGAGTGGGGTGTCCACCAAGCAACTCACG GAGGCTGACCTGAGGAGGACAGTGGAGGAAAGCAGCCGCATCCAGAGGGGCTACGGGCACTACTTCGACCTCAGCCTGGTCAACACCAACCTGGAGAGGACCTTTCGTGAGCTTCAGGCTGCCATGGAGAAGCTGCGGACGGAGCCCCAGTGGGTGCCCGTCAGCTGGGTGTACTGA
- the MPP2 gene encoding MAGUK p55 subfamily member 2 isoform X1, which yields MPVAATNSESAMQQVLDNLGSLPNATGAAELDLIFLRGIMESPIVRSLAKAHERLEETKLEAVRDNNLELVQEILRDLAQLAEQSSTAAELARILQEPHFQSLLETHDSVASKTYETPPPSPGLDPTFSNQPVPPDAVRMVGIRKTAGEHLGVTFRVEGGELVIARILHGGMVAQQGLLHVGDIIKEVNGQPVGSDPRALQELLRSASGSVILKILPSYQEPHLPRQVFVKCHFDYDPARDSLIPCKEAGLRFSAGDLLQIVNQDDANWWQACHVEGGSAGLIPSQLLEEKRKAFVKRDLELTPTSGTLCGSLSGKKKKRMMYLTTKNAEFDRHELLIYEEVARMPPFRRKTLVLIGAQGVGRRSLKNKLIMWDPDRYGTTVPYTSRRPKDSEREGQGYSFVSRSEMEADIRAGRYLEHGEYEGNLYGTRIDSIRGVVAAGKVCVLDVNPQAVKVLRTAEFVPYVVFIEAPDFETLRAMNRAALESGVSTKQLTEADLRRTVEESSRIQRGYGHYFDLSLVNTNLERTFRELQAAMEKLRTEPQWVPVSWVY from the exons GCGCACGAGCGGCTGGAGGAGACCAAGCTGGAGGCCGTGCGGGATAACAATCTGGAGCTGGTGCAGGAGATCCTTCGGGACCTGGCACAGCTGGCAGAGCAGAGCAGCACAGCCGCAGAGCTGGCCCGGATCCTCCAGGAGCCTCACTTCCAG TCCCTCCTGGAGACCCATGACTCTGTGGCCTCAAAAACCTATGAGAcaccaccccccagccctggcctggacCCCACCTTCAGCAACCAGCCAGTACCTCCCGACGCAGTACGCATGGTGGGCATCCGAAAGACTGCTGGAGAGCATCTG GGTGTGACGTTCCGTGTGGAGGGCGGTGAGCTGGTGATTGCACGCATTCTGCACGGGGGCATGGTGGCTCAGCAAGGCCTGCTGCACGTGGGTGATATCATCAAGGAGGTGAACGGGCAGCCGGTGGGCAGCGACCCTCGTGCGCTGCAGGAGCTCCTACGCAGTGCCAGCGGCAGCGTCATCCTCAAGATCCTGCCCAGCTACCAGGAGCCCCATCTGCCCCGCCAG GTGTTTGTGAAATGCCACTTTGACTATGACCCTGCAAGAGACAGCCTCATCCCCTGCAAGGAAGCGGGCCTGCGCTTCAGTGCTGGGGACTTACTGCAGATTGTAAACCAGGATGACGCTAACTGGTGGCAG GCATGCCATGTAGAAGGGGGCAGCGCTGGGCTCATCCCCAGCCAGCTGCTGGAGGAGAAGCGGAAAGCCTTTGTCAAACGGGACCTGGAACTGACACCCACCTCAG GGACCCTATGTGGCAGcctttcaggaaagaaaaagaagcggATGATGTATTTGACTACCAAGAATGCAG AGTTTGACCGCCATGAGCTGCTCATTTATGAGGAGGTGGCCCGCATGCCCCCCTTCCGCCGGAAAACCCTGGTGCTGATCGGAGCTCAGGGTGTAGGCCGGCGCAGCCTGAAGAACAAGCTCATCATGTGGGATCCAGATCGATACGGCACCACGGTGCCCT ACACATCGCGGAGGCCCAAAGACTCAGAGCGGGAAGGCCAGGGCTACAGCTTTGTGTCCCGCAGCGAGATGGAGGCTGACATCCGTGCTGGGCGCTACTTGGAACATGGGGAATACGAGGGCAACCTGTATGGCACGCGTATTGACTCCATCCGGGGTGTGGTTGCTGCCGGCAAGGTGTGCGTGCTGGATGTCAACCCCCAG GCAGTGAAAGTGCTGAGAACAGCTGAATTTGTCCCTTATGTGGTGTTCATCGAGGCCCCTGACTTTGAGACCCTACGGGCCATGAATCGGGCTGCACTGGAGAGTGGGGTGTCCACCAAGCAACTCACG GAGGCTGACCTGAGGAGGACAGTGGAGGAAAGCAGCCGCATCCAGAGGGGCTACGGGCACTACTTCGACCTCAGCCTGGTCAACACCAACCTGGAGAGGACCTTTCGTGAGCTTCAGGCTGCCATGGAGAAGCTGCGGACGGAGCCCCAGTGGGTGCCCGTCAGCTGGGTGTACTGA